The following are encoded in a window of Sminthopsis crassicaudata isolate SCR6 chromosome 3, ASM4859323v1, whole genome shotgun sequence genomic DNA:
- the MYBBP1A gene encoding myb-binding protein 1A isoform X2 gives MAGTRSSRSSRSTRGTRTSRAVAEVKPEPPEVAEEKPGEEAEEETAAAMAGPPEEAADAEERAPSPPAPLLQQSRSFLDLFWGIGKPEQEQRLAATAALVTRLRERPQEAELQYALRRLIEGLGATREAARPGYSLALSQVLQALERVPLQRVLEQIQEKHDLQKKKLLRSAAFGNFFGVLALFQSGRLVKEPKALVASVQLLQSLAQHRNHLQDLPRRTLVDILSEVPEPVFEEVLLDVLQADLAAAFSTPEQLQLLLVGLQKFPGVLHPKKLKKLLGSATVVTKETVPRLVEVLQLAAKSVRKERVLHPVGLDLLRVALQEGAFELFWREVVEQGLLKEHSGPGSYMAFRLLGSALPLLSLEQLHVVLRGEVMCQYGDHVLSAQLPSRFKFAPEMEKYVSSFLEGCPDPEKQLAVLVAFSSLTNQGYPVVPSLWPVVRHLQPEALDRYCRWLRNMFLRPDFGSCLEFSTSRQKKTAAEDGSGHAGTPEKSAFRLRKWLIQRLTSIVENAQVVKDEAFVMGIARFCFFHSFFETKKPSKDIPESEQQVSVPLDSETRENTGNAFFSLLQTLNSLPLLGEAPKTVPGPPRGKAGHGVTADGRLWAQHLVQYAALLLSHGKHVRPARPFAAQEKAAWERMLQSVDRLQQRAKDARLAETTAFQQLLLLVGLHLFKAPGECVDVLNDLQNCMEKALDKKATTGAEEPQWVEVMVEILLSLLAQPSRLMRQVCRSVFARICPHLNLRALQLILDVLDPDKEEDGAVVVTDEPGRKKGPATEDSSEDSDSGSEEDSGSEEDSLDEGSDGEVDGGFRQQLMSVLQAGKALDADGQSSEEELDDDAMLALDARLASLFAEQKLRAQARRRGKDQARKEKSLRCDFKIKVLDLVETFLTKQPENPLVLELVEPLLAVIERSMSRDSAKQEQDFLRKTADIFTNQLCRAKQYCRSVADRAEALHVALERLVERAGRQADSAVALYHFSASLYLLRVLKGNTPKPPAPLSPRKQRKSSSCLDLARVSLLYTEALTSFLSKRNSPLTAAMFVDLFTRHPVICQRLLPVVLPFVTDGARPYHQAQACLLLLKALQMGELKQALEGPAWQELIGDSLRQTTESLRAVGTAVNKSVLLKMFKALELLIFLIKTVKEEELPTSLEAPLAVLQTLRQSDRLGATGRLSDLTWQALKLLGVPRPKEEKVKVAENKGAPQEPGSRKRKKGFLPDTKKRSKRQQAEGGEDPGHATQDAKRKRKRKRKRRSTQQQPPMVKEPGSPATPPPPASQTKDPEPKAVVNGDAQSATPGSAGPKRKLRGGKRKNGLDAAPAAPPLQKKARLPPPGTPSGPKTRRKKLGPEAGGQ, from the exons GCTTCCTGGACCTTTTCTGGGGCATCGGCAAGCCGGAGCAGGAGCAGCGGCTGGCGGCCACGGCGGCGCTGGTGACGCGGCTGCGGGAGCGCCCCCAG GAGGCCGAGCTCCAGTACGCGCTGCGGCGGCTCATTGAGGGCCTGGGGGCCACTCGGGAGGCGGCGAGGCCGGGCTACAGCCTGGCCCTGAGCCAG GTGCTGCAGGCCTTGGAGCGCGTCCCCTTGCAGAGAGTCTTGGAGCAAATCCAGGAGAAGCACGACCTGCAGAAGAAG AAGCTCTTACGCAGCGCCGCCTTCGGGAACTTCTTCGGGGTCTTAGCCTTGTTTCAGTCCGGCCGCCTGGTGAAG GAGCCCAAGGCGCTCGTGGCCTCGGTCCAGCTGCTGCAGAGCCTGGCTCAGCACCGGAACCACCTGCAGGACCTGCCCCGCCGCACGCTGGTGGACATCCTCTCCGAG GTCCCAGAGCCCGTGTTCGAGGAGGTCCTGCTGGACGTCCTCCAGGCCGACTTGGCCGCGGCCTTCAGCACCCCCGAACAGCTGCAGCTGCTCCTGGTGGGGCTCCAGAAGTTTCCCGGCGTCCTGCACCCCAAGAAGCTGAAGAAGCTGCTGGGCTCGGCGACCGTGGTCACCAAGGAGACCGTGCCCAG GCTGGTGGAAGTCTTGCAGCTGGCGGCTAAGTCTGTGAGGAAGGAGAGGGTGCTGCACCCCGTGGGGCTGGACCTCCTGCGCGTGGCCCTGCAGGAGGGCGCTTTCGAGCTCTTCTGGAGGGAAGTGGTGGAGCAGGGGCTCCTCAAGGAGCACTCCGGGCCCGGCAG TTACATGGCCTTCCGCCTGCTGGGCAGTGCCCTGCCCCTGCTGTCTCTGGAGCAGCTCCACGTGGTCCTCCGCGGAGAGGTCATGTGTCAGTACGGCGACCACGTGCTCTCGGCCCAG CTCCCTTCGAGGTTCAAGTTTGCACCGGAGATGGAGAAGTACGTGAGCTCCTTCCTGGAGGGCTGCCCGGACCCCGAGAAGCAGCTGGCCGTGCTCGTGGCCTTCTCGTCCCTCACCAACCAGGGCTATCCCGTGGTGCCCAGCCTGTGGCCCGTGGTGAGGCACCTGCAGCCTGAGGCCCTGGACCGCTACTGCCGGTGGCTGCGGAACATGTTCCTCCGGCCCGACTTCGGCAGCTGCCTCGAATTCAGCACCAGCCGGCAGAAGAAAACCGCGGCCGAGGACGGCAGCGGGCACGCGGGGAC GCCCGAGAAATCTGCGTTTCGTTTGCGCAAGTGGCTCATTCAGAGACTGACCAGCATCGTGGAGAACGCCCAGGTGGTAAAGGACGAGGCCTTCGTCATGGGCATAGCCAG GTTCTGCTTCTTCCATTCATTCTTTGAAACAAAGAAACCTTCCAAAGACATCCCTGAGTCGGAGCAGCAGGTCTCGGTTCCCTTGGACAGCGAGACCAGAGAGAACACCGGCAACGCCTTCTTCAG TCTGCTGCAGACGCTGAACTCCCTGCCCTTGCTGGGGGAAGCCCCCAAGACGGTCCCCGGTCCCCCCCGAGGGAAGGCGGGCCACGGCGTGACGGCGGACGGCCGGCTCTGGGCCCAGCACCTGGTGCAGTACGCGGCCCTGCTGCTGTCCCACGGCAAGCACGTGCGGCCCGCGAGGCCCTTCGCGGCCCAGGAGAAGGCCGCCTGGGAGAG GATGCTGCAGTCTGTGGACCGCTTGCAGCAGCGCGCCAAGGACGCCCGCCTGGCCGAGACCACGGCCTTCCAGCAGCTGCTGCTTCTGGTGGGCCTCCACCTCTTCAAG GCGCCAGGCGAGTGTGTGGACGTGCTGAACGACCTGCAGAACTGCATGGAGAAAGCCCTGGACAAGAAGGCAACCACAG GTGCCGAGGAGCCGCAGTGGGTGGAGGTGATGGTGGAGATCCTGCTGTCTCTGCTGGCGCAGCCCAGCCGCCTCATGCGCCAGGTCTGCCGCAGCGTCTTCGCCCGCATCTGCCCACACCTCAACCTGCGCGCCCTGCAGCTGATCCTGGAC GTGCTGGACCCCGATAAGGAGGAGGACGGGGCCGTGGTGGTCACCGATGAGCCTGGCAGGAAGAAGGGGCCGGCCACGGAG GACTCGAGCGAGGACTCGGACTCAGGCAGCGAGGAGGACTCCGGCAGTGAGGAGGACTCCCTGGACGAGGGCAGCGACGGGGAGGTGGACGGTGGCTTCCGGCAGCAGCTCATGTCCGTGCTTCAGGCGGGGAAGGCGCTG GACGCAGACGGCCAGAGCAGCGAGGAGGAGCTGGACGACGACGCCATGCTGGCCCTGGACGCGCGCCTGGCCAGTCTCTTTGCGGAGCAGAAGCTGCGCGCTCAGGCCCGGAGGCGGGGGAAGGACCAGGCACGCAAGGAGAAGAGCCTGCGCTGTGACTTCAAGATcaag GTCCTGGACCTCGTGGAGACCTTCCTGACCAAGCAGCCGGAGAACCCGCTGGTTCTGGAGCTGGTGGAGCCCCTGCTGGCTGTGATCGAGCGCAGCATGAGCCGCGACTCGGCCAAGCAGGAGCAGGACTTCCTGCGCAAGACAGCCGACATCTTCAC GAACCAGCTGTGCCGGGCCAAGCAGTACTGCCGCAGCGTGGCCGACCGGGCCGAGGCGCTCCACGTGGCGCTGGAGCGGCTGGTGGAGCGGGCCGGCCGCCAGGCGGACTCCGCCGTGGCCCTGTACCATTTCAG TGCCTCCCTCTACTTGCTCCGGGTCCTGAAAGGCAACACACCCAAGCCGCCGGCTCCCCTGTCCCCGAGGAAGCAGCGCAAG AGCTCCAGCTGCTTGGATCTGGCCCGGGTGTCGCTGCTCTACACCGAGGCGCTGACCAGCTTCCTGTCCAAACGCAACAGCCCTCTCACGGCCGCCATGTTTGTGGACCTCTTTACCCGGCACCCT GTGATTTGTCAGCGGCTGCTGCCCGTCGTCCTCCCGTTCGTCACAGACGGAGCCCGGCCATATCACCAG GCCCAGGCTTGCTTGTTGCTCCTGAAGGCCCTGCAGATGGGGGAGCTGAAGCAGGCCCTGGAGGGCCCGGCCTGGCAGGAGCTGATTGGGGACAGCCTCAGGCAGACCACCGAG AGTCTGAGAGCCGTGGGCACGGCTGTGAACAAGAGCGTTCTCCTCAAAATGTTCAAGGCCCTGGAGCTTCTGATCTTTCTCATCAAGACTGTGAAGGAGGAG GAGCTGCCCACAAGCCTGGAAGCCCCCCTGGCCGTGCTGCAGACCCTGCGGCAGAGTGACCGCCTGGGTGCCACCGGCCGCCTCTCCGACCTCACGTGGCAGGCCCTCAAGCTGCTGGGTGTCCC GCGGCCCAAGGAGGAGAAGGTCAAGGTCGCCGAGAACAAGGGCGCCCCCCAGGAGCCGGGGAGCCGCAAGCGCAAGAAGGGCTTCCTCCCCGACACCAAGAAGCGCAGCAAGAGGCAGCAGGCGGAGGGTGGCGAGGACCCCGGCCACGCCACGCAGGACGCCAAGAGGAAGCGGAAGCGGAAGCGGAAGAGGAGGTCCACCCAGCAGCAGCCGCCCATGGTGAAGGAGCCGGGCTCCCCGGCGACCCCTCCCCCACCGGCCAGCCAGACCAAAGACCCCGAGCCCAAGGCTGTGGTGAACGGCGACGCACAGAGCGCGACCCCCGGCTCCGCGGGTCCCAAGAGGAAACTCCgcggggggaagaggaaaaatgggCTGGACGCGGCGCCCGCCGCCCCCCCCCTGCAGAAAAAGGCCAGACTGCCGCCCCCGGGGACCCCTAGCGGCCCCAAGACCCGGCGCAAGAAGCTGGGGCCCGAGGCCGGCGGCCAGTGA
- the MYBBP1A gene encoding myb-binding protein 1A isoform X1: protein MAGTRSSRSSRSTRGTRTSRAVAEVKPEPPEVAEEKPGEEAEEETAAAMAGPPEEAADAEERAPSPPAPLLQQSRSFLDLFWGIGKPEQEQRLAATAALVTRLRERPQEAELQYALRRLIEGLGATREAARPGYSLALSQVLQALERVPLQRVLEQIQEKHDLQKKKLLRSAAFGNFFGVLALFQSGRLVKEPKALVASVQLLQSLAQHRNHLQDLPRRTLVDILSEVPEPVFEEVLLDVLQADLAAAFSTPEQLQLLLVGLQKFPGVLHPKKLKKLLGSATVVTKETVPRLVEVLQLAAKSVRKERVLHPVGLDLLRVALQEGAFELFWREVVEQGLLKEHSGPGSYMAFRLLGSALPLLSLEQLHVVLRGEVMCQYGDHVLSAQLPSRFKFAPEMEKYVSSFLEGCPDPEKQLAVLVAFSSLTNQGYPVVPSLWPVVRHLQPEALDRYCRWLRNMFLRPDFGSCLEFSTSRQKKTAAEDGSGHAGTPEKSAFRLRKWLIQRLTSIVENAQVVKDEAFVMGIARFCFFHSFFETKKPSKDIPESEQQVSVPLDSETRENTGNAFFSLLQTLNSLPLLGEAPKTVPGPPRGKAGHGVTADGRLWAQHLVQYAALLLSHGKHVRPARPFAAQEKAAWERMLQSVDRLQQRAKDARLAETTAFQQLLLLVGLHLFKAPGECVDVLNDLQNCMEKALDKKATTGAEEPQWVEVMVEILLSLLAQPSRLMRQVCRSVFARICPHLNLRALQLILDVLDPDKEEDGAVVVTDEPGRKKGPATEDSSEDSDSGSEEDSGSEEDSLDEGSDGEVDGGFRQQLMSVLQAGKALDADGQSSEEELDDDAMLALDARLASLFAEQKLRAQARRRGKDQARKEKSLRCDFKIKVLDLVETFLTKQPENPLVLELVEPLLAVIERSMSRDSAKQEQDFLRKTADIFTNQLCRAKQYCRSVADRAEALHVALERLVERAGRQADSAVALYHFSASLYLLRVLKGNTPKPPAPLSPRKQRKVSAPTQVQSSSCLDLARVSLLYTEALTSFLSKRNSPLTAAMFVDLFTRHPVICQRLLPVVLPFVTDGARPYHQAQACLLLLKALQMGELKQALEGPAWQELIGDSLRQTTESLRAVGTAVNKSVLLKMFKALELLIFLIKTVKEEELPTSLEAPLAVLQTLRQSDRLGATGRLSDLTWQALKLLGVPRPKEEKVKVAENKGAPQEPGSRKRKKGFLPDTKKRSKRQQAEGGEDPGHATQDAKRKRKRKRKRRSTQQQPPMVKEPGSPATPPPPASQTKDPEPKAVVNGDAQSATPGSAGPKRKLRGGKRKNGLDAAPAAPPLQKKARLPPPGTPSGPKTRRKKLGPEAGGQ from the exons GCTTCCTGGACCTTTTCTGGGGCATCGGCAAGCCGGAGCAGGAGCAGCGGCTGGCGGCCACGGCGGCGCTGGTGACGCGGCTGCGGGAGCGCCCCCAG GAGGCCGAGCTCCAGTACGCGCTGCGGCGGCTCATTGAGGGCCTGGGGGCCACTCGGGAGGCGGCGAGGCCGGGCTACAGCCTGGCCCTGAGCCAG GTGCTGCAGGCCTTGGAGCGCGTCCCCTTGCAGAGAGTCTTGGAGCAAATCCAGGAGAAGCACGACCTGCAGAAGAAG AAGCTCTTACGCAGCGCCGCCTTCGGGAACTTCTTCGGGGTCTTAGCCTTGTTTCAGTCCGGCCGCCTGGTGAAG GAGCCCAAGGCGCTCGTGGCCTCGGTCCAGCTGCTGCAGAGCCTGGCTCAGCACCGGAACCACCTGCAGGACCTGCCCCGCCGCACGCTGGTGGACATCCTCTCCGAG GTCCCAGAGCCCGTGTTCGAGGAGGTCCTGCTGGACGTCCTCCAGGCCGACTTGGCCGCGGCCTTCAGCACCCCCGAACAGCTGCAGCTGCTCCTGGTGGGGCTCCAGAAGTTTCCCGGCGTCCTGCACCCCAAGAAGCTGAAGAAGCTGCTGGGCTCGGCGACCGTGGTCACCAAGGAGACCGTGCCCAG GCTGGTGGAAGTCTTGCAGCTGGCGGCTAAGTCTGTGAGGAAGGAGAGGGTGCTGCACCCCGTGGGGCTGGACCTCCTGCGCGTGGCCCTGCAGGAGGGCGCTTTCGAGCTCTTCTGGAGGGAAGTGGTGGAGCAGGGGCTCCTCAAGGAGCACTCCGGGCCCGGCAG TTACATGGCCTTCCGCCTGCTGGGCAGTGCCCTGCCCCTGCTGTCTCTGGAGCAGCTCCACGTGGTCCTCCGCGGAGAGGTCATGTGTCAGTACGGCGACCACGTGCTCTCGGCCCAG CTCCCTTCGAGGTTCAAGTTTGCACCGGAGATGGAGAAGTACGTGAGCTCCTTCCTGGAGGGCTGCCCGGACCCCGAGAAGCAGCTGGCCGTGCTCGTGGCCTTCTCGTCCCTCACCAACCAGGGCTATCCCGTGGTGCCCAGCCTGTGGCCCGTGGTGAGGCACCTGCAGCCTGAGGCCCTGGACCGCTACTGCCGGTGGCTGCGGAACATGTTCCTCCGGCCCGACTTCGGCAGCTGCCTCGAATTCAGCACCAGCCGGCAGAAGAAAACCGCGGCCGAGGACGGCAGCGGGCACGCGGGGAC GCCCGAGAAATCTGCGTTTCGTTTGCGCAAGTGGCTCATTCAGAGACTGACCAGCATCGTGGAGAACGCCCAGGTGGTAAAGGACGAGGCCTTCGTCATGGGCATAGCCAG GTTCTGCTTCTTCCATTCATTCTTTGAAACAAAGAAACCTTCCAAAGACATCCCTGAGTCGGAGCAGCAGGTCTCGGTTCCCTTGGACAGCGAGACCAGAGAGAACACCGGCAACGCCTTCTTCAG TCTGCTGCAGACGCTGAACTCCCTGCCCTTGCTGGGGGAAGCCCCCAAGACGGTCCCCGGTCCCCCCCGAGGGAAGGCGGGCCACGGCGTGACGGCGGACGGCCGGCTCTGGGCCCAGCACCTGGTGCAGTACGCGGCCCTGCTGCTGTCCCACGGCAAGCACGTGCGGCCCGCGAGGCCCTTCGCGGCCCAGGAGAAGGCCGCCTGGGAGAG GATGCTGCAGTCTGTGGACCGCTTGCAGCAGCGCGCCAAGGACGCCCGCCTGGCCGAGACCACGGCCTTCCAGCAGCTGCTGCTTCTGGTGGGCCTCCACCTCTTCAAG GCGCCAGGCGAGTGTGTGGACGTGCTGAACGACCTGCAGAACTGCATGGAGAAAGCCCTGGACAAGAAGGCAACCACAG GTGCCGAGGAGCCGCAGTGGGTGGAGGTGATGGTGGAGATCCTGCTGTCTCTGCTGGCGCAGCCCAGCCGCCTCATGCGCCAGGTCTGCCGCAGCGTCTTCGCCCGCATCTGCCCACACCTCAACCTGCGCGCCCTGCAGCTGATCCTGGAC GTGCTGGACCCCGATAAGGAGGAGGACGGGGCCGTGGTGGTCACCGATGAGCCTGGCAGGAAGAAGGGGCCGGCCACGGAG GACTCGAGCGAGGACTCGGACTCAGGCAGCGAGGAGGACTCCGGCAGTGAGGAGGACTCCCTGGACGAGGGCAGCGACGGGGAGGTGGACGGTGGCTTCCGGCAGCAGCTCATGTCCGTGCTTCAGGCGGGGAAGGCGCTG GACGCAGACGGCCAGAGCAGCGAGGAGGAGCTGGACGACGACGCCATGCTGGCCCTGGACGCGCGCCTGGCCAGTCTCTTTGCGGAGCAGAAGCTGCGCGCTCAGGCCCGGAGGCGGGGGAAGGACCAGGCACGCAAGGAGAAGAGCCTGCGCTGTGACTTCAAGATcaag GTCCTGGACCTCGTGGAGACCTTCCTGACCAAGCAGCCGGAGAACCCGCTGGTTCTGGAGCTGGTGGAGCCCCTGCTGGCTGTGATCGAGCGCAGCATGAGCCGCGACTCGGCCAAGCAGGAGCAGGACTTCCTGCGCAAGACAGCCGACATCTTCAC GAACCAGCTGTGCCGGGCCAAGCAGTACTGCCGCAGCGTGGCCGACCGGGCCGAGGCGCTCCACGTGGCGCTGGAGCGGCTGGTGGAGCGGGCCGGCCGCCAGGCGGACTCCGCCGTGGCCCTGTACCATTTCAG TGCCTCCCTCTACTTGCTCCGGGTCCTGAAAGGCAACACACCCAAGCCGCCGGCTCCCCTGTCCCCGAGGAAGCAGCGCAAGGTCAGCGCCCCCACCCAGGTGCAG AGCTCCAGCTGCTTGGATCTGGCCCGGGTGTCGCTGCTCTACACCGAGGCGCTGACCAGCTTCCTGTCCAAACGCAACAGCCCTCTCACGGCCGCCATGTTTGTGGACCTCTTTACCCGGCACCCT GTGATTTGTCAGCGGCTGCTGCCCGTCGTCCTCCCGTTCGTCACAGACGGAGCCCGGCCATATCACCAG GCCCAGGCTTGCTTGTTGCTCCTGAAGGCCCTGCAGATGGGGGAGCTGAAGCAGGCCCTGGAGGGCCCGGCCTGGCAGGAGCTGATTGGGGACAGCCTCAGGCAGACCACCGAG AGTCTGAGAGCCGTGGGCACGGCTGTGAACAAGAGCGTTCTCCTCAAAATGTTCAAGGCCCTGGAGCTTCTGATCTTTCTCATCAAGACTGTGAAGGAGGAG GAGCTGCCCACAAGCCTGGAAGCCCCCCTGGCCGTGCTGCAGACCCTGCGGCAGAGTGACCGCCTGGGTGCCACCGGCCGCCTCTCCGACCTCACGTGGCAGGCCCTCAAGCTGCTGGGTGTCCC GCGGCCCAAGGAGGAGAAGGTCAAGGTCGCCGAGAACAAGGGCGCCCCCCAGGAGCCGGGGAGCCGCAAGCGCAAGAAGGGCTTCCTCCCCGACACCAAGAAGCGCAGCAAGAGGCAGCAGGCGGAGGGTGGCGAGGACCCCGGCCACGCCACGCAGGACGCCAAGAGGAAGCGGAAGCGGAAGCGGAAGAGGAGGTCCACCCAGCAGCAGCCGCCCATGGTGAAGGAGCCGGGCTCCCCGGCGACCCCTCCCCCACCGGCCAGCCAGACCAAAGACCCCGAGCCCAAGGCTGTGGTGAACGGCGACGCACAGAGCGCGACCCCCGGCTCCGCGGGTCCCAAGAGGAAACTCCgcggggggaagaggaaaaatgggCTGGACGCGGCGCCCGCCGCCCCCCCCCTGCAGAAAAAGGCCAGACTGCCGCCCCCGGGGACCCCTAGCGGCCCCAAGACCCGGCGCAAGAAGCTGGGGCCCGAGGCCGGCGGCCAGTGA